A region from the Citrobacter telavivensis genome encodes:
- the dnaB gene encoding replicative DNA helicase: MAGNKPFNKQQTDVRDRDPQVAGLKVPPHSIEAEQSVLGGLMLDNERWDDVAERVVAEDFYTRPHRHIFTEMGRLQETGSPIDLITLAESLERQGQLDSVGGFAYLAELSKNTPSAANISAYADIVRERAVVRDMIAVAHEIADAGFDPQGRTSEDLLDLAESRVFKIAESRANKDEGPKNIADVLDATVARIEQLFQQPHDGVTGVNTGYDDLNKKTAGLQPSDLIIVAARPSMGKTTFAMNLVENAAMLQDKPVLIFSLEMPSEQIMMRSLASLSRVDQTRIRTGQLDDEDWARISGTMGILLEKRNIYIDDSSGLTPTEVRSRARRIAREHGGIGLIMIDYLQLMRVPSLSDNRTLEIAEISRSLKALAKELHVPVVALSQLNRSLEQRADKRPVNSDLRESGSIEQDADLIMFIYRDEVYHENSDLKGIAEIIIGKQRNGPIGTVRLTFNGQWSRFDNYAGPQYDDE, translated from the coding sequence ATGGCAGGAAATAAACCCTTCAACAAACAACAGACTGATGTCCGTGACCGCGACCCACAGGTTGCCGGACTGAAAGTACCGCCGCACTCGATTGAAGCGGAACAGTCGGTGTTGGGCGGTTTAATGCTGGATAACGAGCGCTGGGACGATGTCGCCGAGCGCGTGGTGGCGGAAGATTTTTATACCCGTCCACATCGTCACATCTTCACCGAGATGGGACGGTTGCAGGAAACCGGCAGTCCGATTGACCTGATTACGCTCGCGGAATCGCTGGAGCGACAAGGGCAACTGGACAGCGTCGGCGGTTTTGCTTATCTGGCTGAACTCTCCAAAAATACGCCAAGTGCGGCGAACATCAGCGCGTATGCGGATATCGTGCGCGAACGCGCGGTAGTGCGCGACATGATCGCCGTTGCCCATGAAATTGCCGATGCGGGTTTTGATCCGCAGGGGCGCACCAGTGAAGACTTGCTCGATCTCGCCGAGTCACGCGTCTTTAAAATCGCGGAAAGCCGCGCCAATAAAGACGAAGGACCAAAAAACATTGCCGATGTGCTCGACGCAACCGTCGCGCGTATCGAACAACTGTTCCAGCAGCCGCACGACGGGGTGACGGGCGTTAACACCGGCTATGACGATCTCAACAAAAAGACCGCTGGCCTGCAGCCGTCAGATCTGATTATTGTTGCGGCACGTCCGTCGATGGGTAAAACCACATTTGCGATGAACCTCGTCGAAAACGCGGCGATGTTGCAGGATAAACCGGTTCTTATCTTCAGCCTCGAGATGCCCTCTGAGCAGATTATGATGCGTTCTCTGGCATCGCTGTCCCGCGTGGATCAGACCCGTATTCGTACCGGACAACTGGACGATGAGGACTGGGCGCGGATTTCCGGCACAATGGGCATTCTGCTGGAAAAACGTAACATCTATATCGATGATTCCTCCGGTCTGACGCCAACGGAAGTGCGCTCCCGCGCGCGCCGTATCGCCCGCGAACACGGCGGTATCGGGCTGATTATGATCGACTACCTGCAGTTGATGCGAGTGCCGTCGCTGTCCGACAACCGTACGCTGGAGATTGCTGAAATTTCCCGCTCGCTGAAAGCGCTGGCGAAAGAACTGCATGTGCCGGTCGTGGCGCTGTCGCAGCTTAACCGCTCGCTGGAACAACGTGCCGATAAGCGTCCGGTCAACTCCGACCTGCGTGAATCCGGCTCCATCGAACAGGATGCCGACTTGATCATGTTCATCTACCGTGATGAGGTTTATCACGAGAACAGCGATCTGAAAGGTATTGCGGAAATCATCATTGGTAAGCAGCGTAACGGCCCCATCGGGACGGTGCGACTGACCTTTAATGGACAATGGTCGCGCTTTGATAACTATGCGGGACCGCAGTACGACGACGAGTAA
- the alr gene encoding alanine racemase — MQAATVVINRRALRHNLQRLRELAPASKLVAVVKANAYGHGLLETARTLPDADAFGVARLEEALRLRAGGITQPILLLEGFFEAADLPTISAQRLHTAVHNQEQLAALEAAELDEPVTVWMKLDTGMHRLGVLPEEADAFWQRLTQCKNVRQPVNVVSHFARADEPECGATERQLDVFNTFCEGKAGQRSIAASGGILLWPQSHFDWVRPGIILYGVSPLENQSTGADFGCQPVMSLTSSLIAVREHKAGEPVGYGGTWISERDTRLGVVAMGYGDGYPRAAPSGTPVLVNGREVPIVGRVAMDMICVDLGPQATDQAGDPVILWGEGLPVERIAAMTKVSAYELITRLTSRVAMKYVD; from the coding sequence ATGCAAGCGGCAACTGTAGTGATTAACCGCCGCGCTCTGCGACACAACCTGCAACGTCTGCGTGAGCTGGCACCCGCCAGTAAGCTGGTTGCGGTCGTGAAAGCGAACGCTTACGGACACGGTCTGTTAGAGACCGCGCGAACGCTCCCCGATGCTGACGCTTTTGGCGTGGCGCGTCTCGAAGAAGCGCTGCGTCTGCGAGCGGGTGGGATCACGCAGCCCATCCTGCTGCTGGAAGGCTTTTTTGAGGCGGCCGATTTGCCCACCATTTCCGCGCAGCGCCTGCATACGGCTGTCCATAACCAGGAACAACTGGCCGCGCTGGAAGCCGCCGAACTGGATGAACCGGTAACCGTGTGGATGAAACTCGACACCGGTATGCATCGCCTGGGTGTCCTTCCCGAAGAGGCGGACGCCTTCTGGCAGCGCCTGACGCAATGTAAAAACGTGCGTCAACCGGTGAATGTCGTCAGCCATTTTGCCCGTGCGGATGAGCCGGAATGCGGTGCGACTGAACGGCAGCTTGATGTGTTCAATACCTTTTGTGAAGGCAAAGCGGGTCAACGCTCAATTGCCGCGTCCGGCGGGATTTTACTCTGGCCGCAGTCACATTTTGACTGGGTGCGACCGGGCATTATTCTCTACGGCGTGTCGCCGCTGGAAAACCAGTCCACGGGAGCGGATTTCGGCTGCCAACCGGTGATGTCGCTGACCTCCAGCCTGATCGCCGTGCGCGAGCATAAAGCGGGTGAGCCGGTAGGCTATGGCGGAACGTGGATCAGTGAACGTGATACGCGCCTTGGCGTCGTGGCGATGGGCTATGGCGATGGTTACCCGCGCGCAGCGCCATCCGGTACGCCGGTGTTGGTGAATGGCCGCGAAGTGCCGATTGTGGGCCGCGTGGCGATGGACATGATTTGCGTTGATCTTGGGCCGCAGGCGACTGACCAGGCCGGTGACCCGGTGATTTTATGGGGAGAGGGCCTCCCGGTTGAGCGTATTGCGGCAATGACTAAAGTTAGTGCTTACGAACTGATCACCCGCCTGACCTCACGGGTGGCGATGAAGTACGTGGATTAA
- a CDS encoding aromatic amino acid transaminase has protein sequence MFQKVDAYAGDPILSLMERFKEDPRSDKVNLSIGLYYNEDGIIPQLKAVEEAEARLNAQPHGASLYLPMEGLNTYRHTIAPLLFGADHPVLRQQRVATIQTLGGSGALKVGADFLKRYFPDSGVWVSDPTWENHIAIFEGAGFNVSTYPWYDNATNGVRFNDLLATLKTLPARSIVLLHPCCHNPTGADLTHAQWDAVIEILKAGDLIPFLDIAYQGFGAGMDDDAYAIRAIASAGLPALVSNSFSKIFSLYGERVGGLSVVCEDATTAGRVLGQLKATVRRNYSSPPNFGAQVVATVLGDEALKASWLAEVEAMRTRILAMRQELVNVLTATIPGRNFDYLLQQRGMFSYTGLSAAQVDRLRDEFGVYLIASGRMCVAGLNVANVQRVAKAFAAVM, from the coding sequence GTGTTTCAAAAAGTTGACGCCTACGCTGGCGACCCGATTCTGTCGCTCATGGAGCGGTTCAAAGAAGACCCGCGTAGTGACAAAGTGAATCTGAGTATCGGCCTGTATTACAACGAAGACGGGATTATCCCGCAGTTGAAGGCCGTGGAGGAAGCCGAAGCGCGTCTTAACGCGCAACCGCACGGTGCCTCGCTGTATCTGCCGATGGAAGGGTTAAATACCTATCGTCATACTATCGCGCCATTGCTGTTTGGAGCTGACCATCCGGTTCTCCGGCAGCAGCGAGTGGCGACGATCCAGACATTGGGCGGCTCTGGCGCGCTGAAAGTGGGGGCCGATTTCCTGAAGCGCTATTTCCCGGATTCCGGTGTGTGGGTCAGCGACCCGACGTGGGAAAACCACATCGCCATTTTTGAAGGGGCGGGATTTAACGTCAGCACATATCCCTGGTACGACAATGCCACCAACGGCGTGCGTTTCAACGATCTGTTAGCGACCCTGAAAACCCTGCCTGCGCGCAGTATCGTCCTGCTGCATCCTTGCTGTCACAACCCGACCGGTGCAGATTTAACGCATGCGCAGTGGGATGCGGTTATCGAGATCCTGAAAGCGGGCGATCTGATCCCGTTCCTCGACATTGCTTATCAGGGCTTTGGTGCCGGTATGGACGATGATGCCTATGCTATCCGCGCGATTGCCAGCGCCGGACTGCCAGCGCTGGTCAGCAACTCGTTCTCGAAAATCTTCTCTCTGTACGGCGAGCGCGTCGGTGGGCTTTCTGTTGTCTGTGAAGATGCAACTACCGCAGGTCGCGTGCTGGGGCAACTGAAGGCGACCGTCCGCCGTAACTACTCCAGTCCGCCGAACTTTGGCGCACAGGTGGTCGCGACGGTACTCGGCGATGAAGCGCTGAAAGCCAGTTGGCTGGCGGAAGTGGAGGCGATGCGAACCCGTATTCTGGCCATGCGTCAGGAACTGGTGAACGTGCTAACCGCTACGATTCCGGGACGTAATTTCGACTATCTGCTGCAACAGCGCGGTATGTTCAGCTACACCGGGCTGAGCGCGGCTCAGGTCGATCGCCTGCGTGACGAGTTTGGCGTCTATCTGATCGCCAGCGGACGCATGTGCGTGGCTGGTCTGAACGTGGCGAATGTGCAGCGCGTGGCGAAGGCTTTTGCCGCAGTCATGTAA
- the aphA gene encoding acid phosphatase AphA has protein sequence MRRLTLALSAICLLFTLNHSASALASSPSPLNPGTNVAKLAEQAPIHWVSVAQIENSLAGRPPMVVGFDIDDTVLFSSPGFWRGKKTWSPDSEAYLKTPAFWEKMNNGWDEFSIPKEVARLLIDMHVRRGDSIFFITGRSPTKTETVSKTLADNFHIPATNMNPVIFAGDKPGQNTKTQWLQDKNIRMFYGDSDNDITAARDAGIRGIRILRASNSTYKPLPQAGGYGEEVIVNSEY, from the coding sequence ATGCGAAGGCTCACACTGGCGCTGAGCGCCATCTGCTTGTTATTCACATTAAACCATTCCGCCAGCGCGCTGGCCTCTTCTCCTTCTCCGCTCAATCCAGGTACTAACGTTGCGAAACTCGCGGAACAAGCCCCCATTCACTGGGTTTCCGTGGCGCAGATCGAAAACAGCCTCGCTGGTCGTCCGCCGATGGTCGTTGGTTTCGACATTGATGACACCGTGCTGTTTTCCAGCCCTGGCTTCTGGCGCGGTAAGAAAACCTGGTCCCCTGACAGCGAAGCGTATCTGAAAACCCCGGCATTCTGGGAGAAAATGAACAACGGCTGGGATGAGTTCAGTATTCCAAAAGAGGTCGCCCGTCTGCTGATCGATATGCACGTCCGTCGCGGCGACAGCATCTTTTTTATTACCGGACGTTCGCCGACAAAAACCGAAACCGTGTCGAAAACGCTGGCCGATAACTTCCACATTCCGGCGACAAATATGAATCCGGTGATTTTCGCCGGAGATAAGCCCGGTCAGAACACCAAAACGCAGTGGTTGCAGGATAAAAATATCCGCATGTTCTATGGCGATTCGGACAACGACATTACCGCCGCGCGCGATGCGGGCATTCGTGGGATCCGAATCCTGCGCGCCTCAAACTCGACTTACAAACCGCTGCCGCAGGCTGGCGGGTATGGCGAAGAGGTGATCGTAAACTCGGAGTATTAA
- a CDS encoding MmcQ/YjbR family DNA-binding protein: MTNSELLQYCMAKIGAEQSVHSDWKATQIKVEDVLFAMVKEVEDRPAVSLKTSPELAELLRQQHSDVRPSRHLNKAHWSTVYLDGSLPDSQIYYLVDASYQQAVNTLPEEKRKQLQ, encoded by the coding sequence ATGACCAATTCGGAGTTACTGCAATACTGCATGGCGAAAATCGGCGCGGAGCAGAGTGTGCACAGTGACTGGAAAGCCACACAAATCAAAGTTGAAGATGTGCTCTTTGCCATGGTGAAAGAGGTGGAAGATCGCCCGGCGGTATCTCTGAAAACCAGCCCCGAACTGGCAGAACTATTACGCCAGCAGCACAGCGATGTGCGTCCGAGCCGACATCTCAATAAGGCGCACTGGAGCACCGTCTACCTCGACGGCTCGTTGCCGGATTCACAAATCTATTATCTGGTGGATGCGTCCTACCAACAGGCGGTTAATACGCTACCGGAAGAGAAACGCAAACAGCTGCAATGA
- the uvrA gene encoding excinuclease ABC subunit UvrA, producing the protein MDKIEVRGARTHNLKNINLVIPRDKLIVVTGLSGSGKSSLAFDTLYAEGQRRYVESLSAYARQFLSLMEKPDVDHIEGLSPAISIEQKSTSHNPRSTVGTITEIHDYLRLLFARVGEPRCPDHDVPLAAQTVSQMVDNVLSQPEGKRLMLLAPVIKERKGEHTKTLENLASQGYIRARIDGEVCDLSDPPKLELQKKHTIEVVIDRFKVRDDLSTRLAESFETALELSGGTAVVADMDDEKAEELLFSANFACPICGYSMRELEPRLFSFNNPAGACPTCDGLGVQQYFDPDRVIQNPELSLAGGAIRGWDRRNFYYFQMLKSLAEHYKFDVEAPWASLNANVHKVVLYGSGKDNIEFKYMNDRGDTSVRRHPFEGVLHNMERRYKETESSAVREELAKFISNRPCASCEGTRLRREARHVFVENTPLPTISDMSIGHAMDFFNNLKLAGQRAKIAEKILKEIGDRLKFLVNVGLNYLTLSRSAETLSGGEAQRIRLASQIGAGLVGVMYVLDEPSIGLHQRDNERLLGTLIHLRNLGNTVIVVEHDEDAIRAADHVIDIGPGAGVHGGEVVAEGPLEAIMAVPESLTGQYMSGKRKIEVPKQRVPANPEKVLKLTGARGNNLKDVTLTLPVGLFTCITGVSGSGKSTLINDTLFPIAQRQLNGATIAEPAPYRDVQGLEHFDKVIDIDQSPIGRTPRSNPATYTGVFTPVRELFAGVPESRSRGYTPGRFSFNVRGGRCEACQGDGVIKVEMHFLPDIYVPCDQCKGKRYNRETLEIKYKGKTIHEVLDMTIEEAREFFDAVPALARKLQTLMDVGLTYIRLGQSATTLSGGEAQRVKLARELSKRGTGQTLYILDEPTTGLHFADIQQLLDVLHQLRDQGNTIVVIEHNLDVIKTADWIVDLGPEGGSGGGEILVSGTPETVAECETSHTARFLKPML; encoded by the coding sequence ATGGATAAGATCGAAGTTCGGGGCGCCCGCACCCATAATCTCAAAAACATCAACCTCGTCATCCCCCGCGACAAACTGATTGTCGTGACCGGGCTTTCGGGGTCAGGCAAATCCTCGCTCGCATTCGACACCTTGTATGCCGAAGGACAGCGTCGTTACGTTGAATCCCTTTCTGCCTATGCGCGTCAGTTTCTGTCGCTAATGGAAAAGCCGGATGTCGATCATATTGAGGGGCTGTCGCCCGCTATCTCAATTGAACAGAAGTCGACGTCTCATAACCCGCGCTCCACGGTCGGTACTATTACCGAGATCCACGACTACCTGCGTCTGCTGTTTGCTCGCGTTGGCGAACCGCGCTGTCCGGATCATGATGTCCCGCTGGCGGCGCAGACCGTCAGTCAAATGGTGGATAACGTCCTGTCACAACCGGAAGGCAAGCGCCTGATGCTGCTGGCGCCGGTCATTAAAGAGCGTAAGGGCGAGCACACCAAAACGCTGGAAAACCTGGCAAGCCAGGGTTATATCCGCGCCCGCATTGATGGCGAAGTGTGTGACCTCTCCGATCCGCCCAAGCTGGAACTGCAGAAGAAACACACCATCGAGGTAGTGATCGATCGTTTCAAAGTGCGTGACGATCTCAGTACCCGTCTGGCGGAATCGTTTGAAACCGCGCTGGAACTTTCCGGCGGGACGGCGGTAGTTGCCGATATGGACGACGAAAAAGCAGAAGAACTGCTCTTTTCCGCCAACTTCGCCTGCCCAATTTGTGGCTACAGCATGCGCGAACTGGAACCGCGCCTGTTCTCCTTTAACAACCCGGCGGGTGCCTGTCCAACCTGCGACGGCCTCGGTGTACAGCAGTATTTCGACCCCGATCGCGTGATCCAGAACCCTGAGTTGTCGCTGGCAGGCGGAGCCATCCGCGGCTGGGATCGTCGGAACTTCTATTATTTCCAGATGCTGAAATCGCTGGCGGAGCACTATAAGTTCGACGTTGAGGCCCCGTGGGCCAGCCTGAATGCGAACGTGCACAAAGTGGTGCTGTACGGCTCCGGTAAAGACAATATTGAATTTAAGTATATGAACGATCGTGGCGACACCTCCGTGCGCCGCCATCCGTTTGAAGGCGTGCTGCACAACATGGAACGCCGCTATAAAGAGACGGAATCCAGTGCGGTACGTGAAGAGCTAGCCAAGTTCATCAGCAACCGCCCGTGCGCCAGCTGTGAAGGAACCCGTCTGCGTCGCGAAGCGCGCCACGTCTTCGTTGAGAATACGCCGCTGCCGACCATCTCCGACATGAGCATCGGCCACGCGATGGACTTCTTTAACAATCTCAAACTCGCAGGCCAGCGGGCAAAGATTGCAGAGAAAATCCTCAAAGAGATTGGCGATCGCCTCAAGTTCCTGGTCAACGTCGGCCTTAACTATCTGACGCTGTCGCGCTCCGCAGAAACGCTCTCCGGCGGCGAAGCCCAACGTATTCGTCTGGCAAGCCAGATTGGTGCCGGGCTGGTCGGCGTAATGTACGTGCTGGATGAACCGTCCATCGGTCTTCACCAGCGCGATAACGAACGTCTGCTGGGGACGCTGATCCACCTGCGTAATCTTGGCAATACCGTGATTGTGGTGGAGCACGATGAAGATGCAATTCGCGCCGCTGACCACGTGATTGATATCGGTCCGGGAGCCGGCGTCCACGGCGGCGAAGTGGTTGCCGAAGGTCCGCTGGAAGCCATTATGGCGGTACCGGAATCACTGACCGGCCAGTACATGAGCGGCAAGCGCAAGATTGAAGTGCCGAAACAGCGCGTGCCAGCGAATCCGGAAAAAGTGCTGAAACTGACCGGCGCACGCGGCAACAACCTGAAAGACGTGACGCTGACCCTGCCCGTGGGGCTGTTCACCTGCATCACCGGCGTGTCGGGTTCCGGTAAATCGACCTTGATCAACGATACGCTGTTCCCGATTGCTCAGCGCCAGTTGAACGGCGCAACGATCGCCGAACCGGCGCCGTACCGCGACGTGCAGGGGCTGGAGCATTTCGACAAGGTTATCGACATCGACCAGAGCCCGATTGGGCGGACGCCGCGTTCCAACCCGGCGACCTATACCGGGGTCTTTACGCCGGTGCGCGAACTGTTTGCCGGGGTACCGGAGTCGCGCTCACGCGGCTATACGCCAGGGCGTTTCAGCTTTAACGTTCGTGGTGGGCGTTGCGAAGCCTGTCAGGGCGATGGCGTGATTAAAGTCGAGATGCACTTCCTGCCGGATATTTACGTGCCGTGCGACCAGTGCAAAGGCAAACGCTATAACCGCGAAACGCTGGAGATTAAGTACAAGGGTAAAACCATCCACGAAGTGCTGGATATGACTATCGAAGAAGCCCGCGAGTTCTTTGATGCCGTCCCGGCGCTGGCGCGTAAGCTGCAAACCCTGATGGACGTAGGGCTGACCTACATTCGTCTTGGCCAGTCGGCGACGACGCTTTCCGGTGGCGAAGCGCAGCGCGTGAAGTTAGCGCGCGAACTGTCGAAACGCGGTACCGGTCAGACGCTCTATATTCTGGATGAACCGACTACCGGTCTGCACTTTGCTGATATTCAGCAACTGCTGGACGTGCTCCATCAGTTACGCGATCAGGGCAACACTATCGTGGTGATTGAGCACAACCTGGACGTTATCAAAACGGCGGACTGGATAGTCGACCTGGGACCGGAGGGCGGTAGCGGCGGTGGGGAAATCCTCGTTTCCGGTACCCCTGAGACCGTGGCGGAATGTGAAACATCGCATACTGCCCGCTTCCTCAAACCGATGCTGTAA
- a CDS encoding single-stranded DNA-binding protein SSB1 → MASRGVNKVILVGNLGQDPEVRYMPNGGAVANITLATSESWRDKQTGEMKEQTEWHRVVLFGKLAEVASEYLRKGSQVYIEGQLRTRKWTDQSGVEKYTTEVVVNVGGTMQMLGGRQGGGAPAGGQQQQGSWGQPQQPQGGNQFSGGAQSRPQQQSAPAAPSNEPPMDFDDDIPF, encoded by the coding sequence ATGGCCAGCAGAGGCGTAAATAAGGTTATTCTCGTGGGTAATCTGGGCCAGGACCCGGAAGTACGCTACATGCCGAATGGTGGCGCTGTCGCCAACATCACGCTGGCTACTTCCGAATCCTGGCGTGACAAGCAGACCGGCGAGATGAAAGAGCAGACGGAATGGCACCGCGTTGTGCTGTTCGGCAAACTGGCGGAAGTGGCCAGCGAATATCTGCGTAAAGGTTCTCAGGTCTACATTGAAGGTCAGTTGCGTACCCGCAAATGGACCGATCAGTCCGGTGTTGAGAAATACACCACGGAAGTGGTGGTGAACGTTGGCGGCACCATGCAAATGCTGGGTGGTCGTCAGGGTGGTGGCGCCCCGGCGGGTGGTCAGCAGCAACAGGGCAGTTGGGGTCAGCCTCAGCAGCCACAGGGCGGTAACCAGTTCAGCGGCGGCGCGCAGTCTCGTCCGCAGCAGCAGTCTGCGCCAGCAGCACCATCCAATGAACCGCCGATGGATTTCGACGACGATATCCCGTTCTGA
- a CDS encoding universal stress protein UspG (interacts with GroEL; is induced by starvation, heat shock and toxic agents), whose product MNKAILMPVDILAMDLSDKAIAWADHMLNREEGVLHLLHVFPKLHTSPIRGFASDIKKYEEYMTNDAQEKMLALARKFKTPLERIRFEVRHGNIRDEVNNAVIAHNAEMIIIGSRKPGIATHLLGSAAANILRYAKVPVMVVR is encoded by the coding sequence ATGAACAAAGCCATTTTAATGCCGGTTGATATTCTGGCGATGGACCTTTCTGACAAAGCGATTGCCTGGGCCGATCACATGCTCAATAGAGAAGAGGGCGTTCTGCATCTCCTGCACGTTTTCCCCAAGCTGCACACGTCGCCGATTCGCGGTTTTGCTTCGGATATCAAAAAATACGAAGAGTACATGACCAACGATGCGCAGGAGAAAATGCTCGCCCTGGCGAGAAAATTCAAAACGCCGCTGGAGAGGATTCGCTTTGAAGTCCGTCATGGCAATATTCGTGATGAAGTGAATAACGCGGTAATCGCACATAACGCCGAAATGATTATTATCGGCTCGCGCAAGCCGGGGATTGCCACCCATCTGCTGGGCTCGGCAGCCGCCAATATTTTACGTTACGCAAAGGTACCGGTAATGGTTGTGCGTTAA